The window CTCGGTGTAGCCGATGGCGCCGTGCGTCTGCAGGGCGACCCGCGCGGCCAGCGCCGCGGCCTCTCCCGCGGCCGCCTTGGCCGCGGCGGCGTCCCGCCCGGCGGTGCCCCCACCACCCGACCCCCCGCCGCCCCGCCCCGCCTCACCCGTCCCCCCTGCGTCCACGGAGACGGCGGCACGGTGGACGAGCGGCGCGGCGAAGGACACGGCGATGGCCACGTCGGCGAGCTGGTGCTTGACCGCCTGGAAGGACCCGATGGGCGCGCCGAACTGCCGCCGGGCGCGCGCGTACTCCACCGACAGCTCCAGCAACCGCCGCGCCACCCCGACGAGCTGCGCGGCGGTCGCCACGGTGGCCCGCAGCAGCGCCGACTCCAGCGGACGCTCCAGCGGCACGGACCCGGTGAACGACACGTCGAACAGCGGCCGGCACGGGTCCACACCGGGCCGGGGCGTGAGTCGTGCCGACGCCTTGGACACCAGGCGGGGCCCGTCGGGCCGCGCGACCACGATGAGGTCGGCGACGTCGGCGTCCGGCGCGAACGCGGCGCCCGGCGGCACCACGGTCACGCGGACCGCGCCGGAGGCGAGCTTGGGGACGCCCGGCAGCAGGTACGGCGCGGCGACGGCGGTCTCCACGACCGGCCCCGGAAGGCAGGCCCGGCCGGTCTCCTCCAGCGCGGCGAGCGCGTCGGTCAGCCCGAGGCCGAGCCCGTCGGCCTCGGGCGGGACGAGCAGCCCGAAGAACCCGACCTCGGCGAGCCGGTCCCAGGCGGGCAGGCGTTCGGCGCGCAGCTCCCGCGGCCGGCAGTGCGCGGCCAGCACGTCGCGGACGGTCGCGGCCAGGGCGAGCTGGTCGGGAGTGAAGGCGAAGTTCATCGGGCGGCCCCTTCGCTGGGGGACGGGGTCAACGGGGCAGGCCGAGGATGCGCTCGGCGATGATCGTGCGCTGGATCTCGTTGGTGCCGGCGTAGATCGGCCCGGCCAGCGAGAAGAGGAACCCGTCGAGCCAGGCCGTCTCCCCGGCGCGGTCGCCGAGGAGTTCCATGGCCAGGGCGTGCATGCGCAGGTCCAGCTCCGACCAGAAGACCTTGCCCATGCTGGTGGCGGGCCCGGCCTCCTCCCCCGCCATGAGCCGGCGCGCGGTCTGGAAGGTGTGCAGCCGGTAGGCCTCCGCGTCGGTCCAGCAGCGGACGGCCCGGTCGGCGAGCACCGGGTCGTCCGCCGCCGGCCCGCCGCGGGCCAGGGCGACGAGCCTGTCGGCGGTGGCCAGGAACCGGCCGGGGCTGCGCAGGGTGAGGCCGCGTTCGGAGGAGGTGGCGGCCATCGCGATCCGCCAGCCCTCGCCCACCTCGCCGATGACCATGGACTCGGGGACGAAGACCCCGTCGAAGAACAGCTCGGCGAAGCCCGGCAGCCCGTCGAGCTGCGCGATCGGCCGGACGGTGACCTCGTCCATCGGGAACATGACGTAGGTGAGCCCCCGGTGCCGCGCTCCGGAGGTGCGGAACAGCCCGAACCCGTGGGAGGCGTGGGCGGCCCGTGAGCTCCACGTCTTGTGGCCGTACAGACGCCATCCGCCAGGGGCTCGCACGGCGCGGGAGGTGAGCGCGGCCAGGTCGCTGCCCGCCTCCGGCTCGGACCAGGCCTGCGCCCACACGTCGTCGGCGCGTGCCATCCTCGGCAGCCACGCGCGTCGCTGCTCCTCGGTGCCGAAGGCCATGAGGGTGGGGGCGAGCAGGAAGATGCCGTTCTGGCCGACGCGGGCGGGCGCGCCCGCCGCCCAGTACTCCTCCTCGAAGATCAGCCACTCGACGAGGGAGGCGTCCCTCCCTCCGTACGCGGCGGGCCAGGAGACGACCGACAGCCGGGACGCGGCGAGCTCCGCCTCCCACGCGCGGTGCGCGGCGAAGCCCTCGGGGGTGTCCAGGGAGGGCAGCGGACCGGGGACGTGGGCGGCCAGCCAGTCGCGGACCTCGGCGCGGAAGTCCTGCTCGGCCCGGGAGAAGTCGAGATCCACAGACACCAACCTAGCGCACGCTTGGTTAGCTGGCCATGGTTGTTCAGCCGCCGAACGCCCGCCGGAGCGCGGCGATCCGCGCCTCCCGGGCCCTGACGCTCAGCATGGCGTCGGGCACCATCATGTCGAAGCCGTGGAAGCCGCCCGGGTACACGTGGAGCTCCGTCGACACCCCGGCCGCCAGCAGCCGCCGGGCGTAGTCCATGTCCTCGTCCCTGAAGACCTCCACCTCCCCCACGTCCACGAACGCCGGAGGCAGGCCCGACAGGTCCTCGGCCCTGGCCGGGGCGGCGTACGGCGAGACGTCGTCGCCACCGGCCCGCTCGCCGAGCAGGGCCCGCCAGCCGAAGAGGTTGGCGGCCCGGTTCCACAGGACGGCGTCGGCGAACTCCTGGCTGGACGGGGTGACATTGCGGTCGTCGAGCATCGGGCAGACGAGGAGCTGGAAGGCGACGGCGGGGCCGCCCCGGTCGCGGGCCAGCAGCACCGTGCCGGCGGCCAGCCCGCCGCCCGCGCTCGCGCCGCCCACGGCCAGCCGCGCGGGGTCGATGCCCAGCTCGGCGGCGTTCTTGGCGGTCCAGACGAGCCCGGCGTAGCAGTCCTCGACGGGCGCGGGGTCCGGGTGCTCGGGCGCGAGCCGGTAGTCCACCGCGACGACGACGCAGCCGAGCCACTCGACGTACTCGGCGAGGAAGGCGTCGTCCATCTCCGGCTTGCCGATCATCATCCCGCCGCCGTGGATCCAGTAGAGGCAGGGCCGGACCTCCTCCGGCCCCGCCGGGCGGTGGACGCGCAGCCGGACGTCGGGGTCGCCCTCCGGCCCCGGCACGTGGCGGTCCTCGATCGTCATGCCGCCGTCCGGCGGGGACGCGGCCGCCACCACCGCGTGGACCTGGGCGCGGACCCCCGCGACGTCCTCCATGGTCATGGTCGAGACGTCGAACGCGGGCGGCTGCAGCTGCTCCAGCGCCGCCCGGAGCTCCGGATCCAGATTGGGGTGATAGGCCATGCCACGTACCCTTCCACGAAGGCCTATGCCGTACCCCTCGATCGTCGGAGGCGCCGCGCCGGGGGACAACCGCCATCCGGCGGCCGTTCGCCCCCGGCGGCCCGCCACCTGGTCAGGAGAGCAGCTCGACGACCCGTCGCGCCAGCGGGGCGGCGCTGGCCGGGTTCTGGCCGGTGGCCAGGCGGCCGTCCACGACCACGTGCGGCTCCCAGTCGCCGGCGCCCTCGTGCCGGGCGCCGCGCTCCTTCAGCGCGTCCGCCAGCAGGAACGGCACGACGTCGGCGGCGCCGGCGGCCTTCTCCTCGCTGTTGGTGAAGCCGGCGACCCGCTTGCCGGCCACGAGGTGGCTGCCGTCGGACAGCGTCAGGTTCACCAGGGCGGCCGGGCCGTGGCAGACGGCCGCCACGACGCCGCCGTTCTCGTACGCCTCCCGGCCGACGCGGGCCACGTCCGGGTCCTGCGGGAAGTCCCACATGGTGCCGTGCCCGCCGGCGTAGAAGACGACGTCGTAGGCGGCGCCGTCGACCTCCGCCAGCCGGGGCGTGCCGTCCGCCGCCCCGGAGGTGAGGAAGGCGACCTGGTCGGGGTCGCCGGCGTCGTAGCCGTCCTGGGGCGGCTCGCCGCCGCGCACGCTGGCCACGTCCACCTCGAAGCCGGCGTCGCGGAAGACCTTCCACGGGTGGGCCGCCTCGGGCACGTAGTAGCCGGTGCTCCGCAACCCGCCCAGGTCGTCATGGCTGGTCAGTGCTATCAGTACGCGTCTGGTCATGGCTCCAGCATGACCCCGTCGACCCATCAGCCGCCAATAGCGATGGACGGGTTCAGCCATCACAATGCTGATATGCCTGTCTCGCTCGACCTGCTCAGATCGTTCCTCGCGGTGTACCGGACCGGCTCCATCACTGCCGCCGCGCACACCCTCGGCCTGTCGCAGCCGGCGGTCACCGCCCAGGTGAAGGCGCTGGAGGCGGCGCTGGACCGGCCGCTGTTCGACCGGTTGCCCCGCGGGGTCGCCCCGACGGCCGCCGCCGACGAGCTGGCCCGGCGGGTGGCCGGGCCGCTCGACGCCCTCGACGCGGTCGCCGGGCCGGGGCTGCCCACGGAGCAGGCGGTCCACCTGGGCGGTCCGGCGGAGTTCCTGTCGGAGCACGTGGTGCCCATGCTGGCGCCGCTGGTGGCGAGCGGGCTGCGGCTGCGCACCACGCTCGGCCTGGCCGACGACCTGCTCGCCGACCTCGCCGCCGGGCGGCTCGACCTGGTGATCTCCACGATCCGGCCGCGACACCGCGGCGTCCAGGCCGAGCCCCTGTACGACGAGGAGTTCGTGCTGGTGGCCACCCCCGCCGTGGCGGCCCTGGGGGTGGCGGGGGCGCCGCTGGTGGCGTACGGCGAGGAGCTGCCGATCGTGCGCCGCTACTGGCGGACCGTCTTCGGCAGGCGACCGGTGATGACCGCGCAGGTGGTGATCCCCGACCTGCGGGGCGTGCTGAACGCCGTGCTGGCCGGGATGGGCTGGTCCGTCCTGCCGGCCTACCTGTGCCGCACCCACCTGGCGGCCGGCACGCTGGTGCCGCTGGCCGAGCCGGAGCTGCCGCCGATCAACACCGGCTACCTCGCGGTCCGCCGCGGCGGACCGGCCGGGCCGGCGGTCGCCCGCGTGTACACCCACCTGCTGGAGGCGTTCCGCGCCGCCCCGGCGTTCTGAAGCCGGGGCGGCGCGGCCCGCCGGCGAGGGTCAGCCGAGGTAGGCGGCCCGGACCACCGGGTCGCCGCGCACCTCGTCCGGGGTCCCCGAGGCGATGACCCGGCCCAGGTCGAGCACGACGAGCCGGTCGCAGGCCCGCATGACGAAGCCCATGTCGTGCTCGACCAGCAGCACCGTGGTGTCCAGCGCCGCGACGACCTCGCGCAGCCGTGCCGTCTGCTCGGCGTCCAGGCCCGAGGTCGGCTCGTCGAGCAGCAGGAGCCTCGGCCGGTCGGCGAGCGCGCGGGCCAGCTCGACCAGCCGCCGCCGGCCGACGGGCAGCGCGGCGGCGTGGACGTCGCGCAGCCCGCTCAGCCCGCACAGCTCCAGCACCTCGGCGACGCGCTCGCCGCGCTCGCGCTCCAGCCGCCGCCGGGCGGGCCAGCCGACCAGGTCGGCGGCCAGGCCACCGCCGCCGCCGTGCCAGTCGAGGGCCGCCAGCACGTTCTCCGCCACGGTCAGCCGGCCGAACACCTGCGTCCGCTGGAAGGTGCGGCGCACGCCGAGCCGCGCCCGCCTGACCGCCGACGTCCCGGTCAGGTCCGCACCGGCCACGCTGATCCGCCCGGCGCCAGGCCGCCGCAGCCCCGACACCACGTCGAACAGGGTGGTCTTGCCGGCCCCGTTCGGCCCGATGACGCCGCACACCTGCCCCTCAGGCACCTCGAACGACACTCCGTCGAGCGCCCGGACCCCGCCGAACGCCACGGACACGTCCATCACCCTGAGCACTACGACACCCCCAGGTAGGCGGCGGTCAGCCGCTCGGCGTCCACCTCGGACCGCGGCCCGCTCCACACGATCCGGCCGAGCCGCACGAACGCCACCCGGTCGGCGACGGCCAGCGCCTCGGTGGCCTTCTCCTCCACCAGCAGCAGCGCCACCCCGCGCTCGCGCAGCTCGGCGAACACCTCGAACACCTGGCGCACGACGAGCGGCGCCAGCCCGAGCGACGGCTCGTCGGCGATCAGCACCCGGGGTGGCCGCACGAGCGCGGGCGCCAGCGTGAGGAGCTGCTGCTCGCCGCCCGACAGCGCGCCCGCGAGCACGGTACGGCGGGCGGCGAGCTGTGGCATCCGCTCGTAGGCGGGGCCGGGGTCGGCGAGCCAGGTGCGCAGGTTCTCCTCCACGGTCAGGCCGGGGAAGACACCCCTGCCCTCGGGAGCGAGCACCACCCCGGCGCGGGCCCTGCGGTGCGCGGGCCAGGCGGTGACGTCGGCGCCGTCGAGCAGCACCCGGCCCGAGGTCACCGGCACGTCACCGGCGGCGACGGCGCACGTGGTGGACTTGCCCGCCCCGTTGGCGCCGAGCAGCGCCACGACCTCGCCGGGCCGCACGGCCAGCTCGACGCCCCGCAGCACGGTCACGTCGCCGTACCCGGCCACGACCCCGTCCAGCCGGAACACGCCCTCCGCCGTGGCCGGGGCCCCGCCGCCGCTCGGCTCCGGTTCGCGCACCTCCGCCACCCGCCCTCGTCCCGGCTCCCCGACCACGCCGGCCGGCCGGTCTCGGGACCCGGCGCGAGACTCCGCACGGCGCCGGCGGCGGTGCCGCTGCTCGGCGAGCTGCGCCAGCACCCCGTCCGGATGCCTGGCCAGGATCACCCCGCCCGCCCCGAACAGGATGGCCCCCACGTGCGCCGAGACGTCCCAGGTGGCGAGCAGTTCGGGGAAGACTGCGGCGATCATCCCGCCGAGGACGGCCCCGCCGATGCGGCGCACCCCCTGGAGCACCACCACGGCCAGCCAGACGAACCCGGTGAAGGCCGGCAGGTCGGTCGCCGTGATCGACCCCTTGGAGATCGCGAACAGCACCCCGCCCAGCCCCGCGATCCCCGAGGCCAGCACGAACAGCATGATCTTGGCGCGCGGCGCCGACAGCCCCGAGGTGACCGTGGCTGCCGGGGCCGACCGGACGGCGAGGATCGCCCGGCCCGAGGCCGACCGCTCCAGATTGCGGACGAGCAGCGCGACCAGCCCGATCAGCGCCAGCAGCAGCACCACCCGCACCCGCGGGTCGGAGGTGTCGGCGAACCCGAATCCCAGGGCGGGCAGCGGCCAGCCGATCGTGCCGTTGCTGAACGCGTCCACCTGGAACAGCACCTGGTCGGCCAGCAACGCCAGGGCGAGCGTCGCCAGCGTCAGCACCCGCCCGCCGAGCCGGAGCGCGGGCAGCGCCACCAGCGTGCCCACGGCGCACGCGGCCAGCACGCCGAGCACGATCGCCACGACGAACGGCAGCCCGGAGGCGAACGCCCACCCGCAGGTCAGCGCGGCCATCGCGGCGAAGGCGGCCTGGGCCAGGTTGACCATGCCGCCGATCCCCGTCACCACCACGAACGAGCAGCAGATCAGCGCCAGCACCAGCCCGTGCGCCGCCACGCCCACGTAGTACTCCGGCGCCACGGCCGTGAACGCCAGCAGCGCCAGCGGTGACAGGACCCACGGCAGCCGCCGCCGCCAGGCGGGCACCCCGGCCAGGTGGTCGGGCGGCGGCGCGTCGTCCGCCGCGCTGCCGGCGACCCGCTCCCTCGACCGGTTGAGCAGCACCAGCCCGGCGAACAGCAGGAGGACCGGCACGGCCGTCCGCAGCCCGGTGATCTCCTCCAGGAAGTCGGTGTAGCCGGCGACCAGGTTCTGCACCACGCCCAGCGCCAGCCCGGCGGCGAACGTCCACGGGATCGACCGCAGCCGCCCGAACACCGCCGCCGTGGCCGAGGCGAACAACAGCACCGTGTACGCGGTGGCGTCCAGCCCGAGCACCGGCACGGCCAGCACCCCGGCGAGACCGGCGAGGCCGGAGCCGAGCATCCAGGCCACGGCCGAGGTGGCGTCCGCGTCGATGCCGCGCAGGGTGGCCAGCCGCCGCCGGTCCACGCAGGCGCGCATGCGCAGCCCGTACGGGGTGTGCCGCATGAACGCCCACAGGCCCGCGGCGGTCACGATCGACGCGCCGAACGTGATGAGCTGGTCGGTGTCGAGGCGTACGCCGAGCACGTCGAACGGCACGGCCGGATGCGGGCCGATGCCGCGCGGCAGCGAGGTCGCGTCGGCGGGCGGCAGCCCGAAGACGTCCACGACCAGCAGCCCGAGCGCCGGCAGCGCGATCGTCAGCCCGATCGTGCCGACGATCTGCGCGGTCTCACCCGCCCGGGCGAGCCCGCCGAACATGGCCCGGTGCAGCAGGTAGCCGAGCGCGGGCGCGAACACCCCCGCCGCGAGCAGGGCCGACAGCCAGGAGGGCAGCCCGGCGGCCACGTTGCACTGGTAGAACAGCAGCGCGGAGACGAACCCGATGGCGCCGTGGGCGAAGTTGAACACCCCGGTCGCCGCGTACGACAGGGTCAGGCCCGAGCCCATGATGGCGAAGATCGCCCCGGTGACGAGGCCGCTGACGACGTAGCCGAGTATCATCGCAGCGGCACGTTCTCGAAGCACTTCATGCTCTTGGCCACCGTGAAGGCGCCGCCCTCCAGCTTGACCAGGGCGCCGCAGCCGTTCGGCTCGCTGTGGTCCCTGGGGTAGCGGATCCGGCCGAAGCCGGCGTTCTCGTAGGAGTAGGAGCCGTTGCCGGTGGCCAGGAACCTCTCCCTGGTGAGGTCCTTGCCGGTCTTGGTCAGCATGTCCAGGAAGATGTCGGCGGCCCAGTACCCGATCGCGAGGTGCTGGGTGAGCCGGGTACCCGGCGCGGCCTTCTCCACGTCGGCCTTGAGCTGGGCGATCTCGGGGGCGGTCGACTCGAACGGCTCGAACATCGGCGCCGCGATGACGCCCTCCAGCGCCTCGGCGCTGGCCGGGTCGGCGAGGATGGCGGCGTCGTAGCTGGTGGCGTCGGTCAGCACGCCCTTGTACCCGGCCCGTTTGAGCGCCGCGTAGAGGCCGACGTTGAACTTCGTGCCGGCGATAACGGAGACCACGACGTCCGGCGGCCCGCCGCCGTCCGACGTCATGATTTTGTTGACGTACGGCAGCCAGTCGGGCGGCGGGGCGGCGGCGGGCAGTCCGGAGTTCACGCCGGCCAGCTCGAACCCGGCGGCGGTGAACGACTGGGAGATCGTGGTGCCGCCGTACTTGCTGCCGCTGGAGTCGCTGGTCTGCACGTAGACGCTCTTGCCGGCGGCCCCGCCGAGCAGCTCGGCCATCTGCCTGCCCCACCAGGTCTGCGACCCGGCCCCCTTCTTGGGCGCCAGGCACCCGTTGTAGCCGAACCCCGTCCTGGTGCCGCACCACTGCGGGCCGGTGGCCCAGCCGAACCACGGCACGCCCTGCTGCTCCAGGAACGCCGCGCCGCCGAAGTTGGGGGCGTGCACGGGCACCAGGGCGAACACCTCGTCCTTCTGCACGAGCTTCTTCGCCGCCGCGTCGCCCTTGGCCGCGTCCTGGCCGTCGTCCTCGGCTCCGACGAACTCGATGCGGCGCCCGTGCACGCCGCCCGCGGCGTTGGCCCGCTCGAACCTGGCCCGGGCGCCGATCTCGGCGTCCTTGGTGGAGTAGCCGCTGGCGCTGGTCCTGGTCAGCACGCCGCCGACCTTGACGGTCGTGTCCGTGACGCCGGGCGCCGCTCCCCCGGCCGGGCCGGAGGCCCGCTGCTGGGCGGCGCACCCCGCCAGCAGCGCCAGCACCAGGCCGGCCGCCGCCCCGCGCCGCACCCCGATCCGCCGCACCCTGTCGTGTCGTCGTCGCACCCACGCCTCCCACCTCGTGTACGGCAGGCGCCCCGACCTGACTCGGCCTAGCGCTCGCTTGGTTTTGGGCTGAGCGTAAATTCGCCCGAAAGGGGTGTCAACGGACGCGATACGGGCTACCGAGCAATCGCTTGCTCATAGTACGCGGGCCGGGCTAGCGTGGGGGCCATGCTGATGCGCGCCGCCGTCCTCACGGCCTTCCACGAGCCGATGGAGATCCGCGAGGTGGAGATCGCCGACCCCGGCCCCGGCGAGGTGCGGGTGCGGATCAAGGCGTCGGGCGTGTGCGGCTCCGACCTGAAGGCGATCGACGGCAAGAGCCCGGTCGTCACGCGCCTGCCGTACATCCTGGGCCACGAGAGCGCGGGCGTCGTGGAGAGCACCGGACCCGGCGTCACCGGCGTCCGGCCGGGCGACCACGTGATCATCGCGATGAACGGGCCGTGCGGCGGCTGCCGCAACTGCGGGGCCGGCCGCTTCCACCTGTGCTCCGGCCCGGCCCGGATGACCGCCATCATGGGCGGCGAGCCACGCGTCACGCTGGACGGCGAGCAGGCGCGCCGCTTCATCGGCATCGGCTCGTTCGCCGAGTACGCGGTGGTGAGCGAGGCGATGTGCGTGCGGATCGCCCGCGACGCGCCCTTCGCCGCGATGTCGCTGCTGGCCTGCGGCGTCGTCACCGGCGTCGGCGCGGTGCTGAACGTGGCGAGGGTGACCCCCGGCTCCAGCGTCCTCGTGGCAGGCTGCGGCGGCGTCGGACTGAACGTCGTCCAGGGCGCCGTCCTGGCGGGCGCCACCACGATCATCGCCGCCGACGTGGCCGAGGCGAAGCTCAAACTCGCCGAGCGCTTCGGCGCCACGCACACCCTGGTCCCGGACGACCTGCCCCGCCAGGTGGGCGAGATCGTCAGCGGTGGCGTGGACCACGCCTTCGACGTCACAGGTGTCCCCGGCGTCCTGGCCGCCGCGTTCGCCGCCACCGCTCCGGGCGGCACCACCGTCATGGTCGGCAGCCCTCCGGCCGGCCATCCGGTCGAGATCGACCCGGCGCTGCTGTTCTCCTCGCGCCGCCTCATGGGCACCCAGGGCGGCGACGCCGCGCCGCGGCGCGACCTGCCGATGCTCGCCGCCCAGTATCTCCGCGGCCGCCTCGACCTCGACGGCCTCATCACCGAACGCCTGCCTCTGGAACAGGTCAACGAGGCCGTCGCCCACGTCCGGGAGGGGGCCGTGGCCCGCGCGGTGATCGTGTTCTGAGGGACGGCACATCGTGCTACTCTTCTAAAGAACTTTAGAAGAGAGGGATACCAATGTCCTACCCCGACGCTCGGTACTTCGGCGACAAGGGCGAGGTCAGCGGCCGGTTCCGGCCCGCCGACGCCCCCCACGACCTGCGCCTGGGCCCCGCCACCGACGACCCGGCCCAGCGACGCACCCACGTCCACTACCTGGCCACCGGCGACACCACGGGCGGCGCCTTCGGCCTGTACCGCTGGGAGATGGGCCCGCGGCCGGGCGGGGCCGACCCACACTTCCACCGCACGATGACCGAGTCGTTCTACGTCCTGGACGGCACCGTCCGGCTCTACGACGGCGACCGGTGGCGCGACGGGAAGCAGGGCGACTTCCTGTTCGTGCCGGAGGGCGGCATCCACGCATTCCGGAACGAGTCGGGCGAGCCCGCCACCATGCTCATCCTCTTCACCCCGGGGGCCCCGCGCGAGAGCTACTTCGAGGAGCTCGCCGAGATCGCCACGTCGGGCCGGCAGCTCTCCGAGGAGGAGTGGGCCGAGCTTTTCCTCCGCCACGACCAGTACGTGGTCGGATGACCGCCTTCCCCGAAGAGCCGATCTACGAGCAGCTCGCCCGCATCGGCAAGGTTCTGTCCAGCCCGGTGCGGCTGCGCCTGCTGGACGTCCTCGACCAGCGCGAGCGCACGGTCGAGGAGCTGGCGGAGGAGGCCGGCATCGCGCTGAAGAACACCTCCGCCCAGCTCCAGCGGCTCCGCGACGCGCACCTGGTGACCAGCCGCAAGGAGGGCACCCGCGTCTACTACCGGCTGGCCGACGAGGACGTCTCGCGTTTCCTCGGCGGGCTGCAGGACTTCGCCCAGGGGCGGCTGGCCGACCTGCGCGAGGCCGTGACGCTGCACCTGGGCCTGGCGGAGGGGGTGACGGCCGGCGAACTGGCCGGCCGCCTGGGCGACCCCGGCACGATCGTCGTGGACGTGCGCTCGGCGGGGGCCTACGCCGAGGCGCACCTGCCGGGCGCCCTGTCGCTGCCGCTCGCCGAGTTGCAGGACCGCCTGGCCGAGCTGGACGCCCGGCTGGCCGGGCTGCCGCGCGACGCCGAGATCGTCGCCTACTGCGGCGGGCCGTACTGCGTCGTCTCGCCCAAGGCGGTGCGGCTGCTGCGCGAGCGCGGCTACACCGCCCGCCCGCTGGACGGCGGCCTCACCGGCTGGCGCCGCTCGGGCCGTCCCGTCCAGGCGGGCCGAACCTCGTGAGCTACGTGCGGACGAGGGGACGGGCGGGCGGCGCCGGCGCGGCGGTCTCGTCCTCCTCGTGCCCCTCCACCGACAGGTTCGGCAGCAGGCGGTCCAGCCAGCGCGGGCACCACCAGTTCGCCCGGCCCAGCAGCACCATGGTCGCGGGCACCAGGAAGCCCCGGATGATCGTGGCGTCCACGGCGATGGCCGCCGCGAGTCCCACCCCGAACGTCTTGACCATCGGGTCCGGGTAGGCGATGAACGCCACGAACACCGAGACCATGATGAGCGCGGCCGAGGTGATGACCCGCCCGGTGGAGCCCAGGCCCTCCGCCACGGCGCGGGTGTTGTCGCCGTGCCGCAGGTACGACTGCCGGACGGCCGTCAGCAGGAACACCTCGTAGTCCATCGACAGCCCGAACAGCACCGCGAACAGCATCAGCGGCACGTAGTTCTCGATCGGCACGGTGAAGAAGAACTCCCGCACGTACGACCCGTCCAGCGGCGGGTCCATGCCGACGAGCCGGCTGCCCAGCCCGTACGAGAAGACCAGCGCCAGCGCCCCGAACGCGGCGCCCAGCGACACCAGGTTCATCAGCGCGGCCTTGACCGCGACGAGCGGGGCGCGGAAGGCCAGCAGCAGGAGCAGCGCGCTGAGCAGCACGACCACGCCGATGACCAGCGGCGTCCGCTCGGCCATCCGGTCGGCCGCGTCGGTCATGCCCGCCACCTCGCCGCCGACGTGCACCTCCACACCCTGCACCGACAGGGCGCGGACGTCGTGCACCACCTCGGCGGTGCGGGTGTCGCTCGGCGCGTACTCCGGGACGGCCTGGATGAGGACGGACCGCCCGGACTCGTTGAGCTTGGGGGCGGACACGTAGGCCACGCCCTCGACGTCCCCGATCTCGCGCTCCAGCCGGCGCACGACCGGCGCCTCGGCGTCGGCCGCCTTCTCCGCCAGCTCGGCGACGATGATCATCGGTCCGTTGCTGCCGGGGCCGAAGCCCGCCGCCATCAGCTCGTACGCCCGCCGGGACGGCGCGTCCTGCGCCGCGTACCCCTCGTCCAGCGGCCCCAGCTTGATGGCCAGGGCGGGGGCGGCGAGCGCCGCCAGCACGATCACGCTGCCGATGAGCACCCGCCACGGGCGGCGCGCCACCCAGGCCCCGAGCCCGCCCCAGCCGGACGACTCGGGACGGCGGCCGAGGAACGGCACCTTCAGCGCGTTGATCCGGTGGCCCAGCAGGCCGAGCAGCGCGGGCACCAGCGTCACGGAGGTGAGCACGGCCATCACCACGGAGATGCCGGTGACCCACCCGAGCGTGCTCAGCAGGGGGAACCCGCCCAGCATGAGCGCGCTCAGCGCGACGATCACCGTGCCGCCCGCGAACACCACCGCCCCGCCCGAACTGG is drawn from Nonomuraea muscovyensis and contains these coding sequences:
- a CDS encoding cupin domain-containing protein, giving the protein MSYPDARYFGDKGEVSGRFRPADAPHDLRLGPATDDPAQRRTHVHYLATGDTTGGAFGLYRWEMGPRPGGADPHFHRTMTESFYVLDGTVRLYDGDRWRDGKQGDFLFVPEGGIHAFRNESGEPATMLILFTPGAPRESYFEELAEIATSGRQLSEEEWAELFLRHDQYVVG
- a CDS encoding ABC transporter permease subunit; this encodes MILGYVVSGLVTGAIFAIMGSGLTLSYAATGVFNFAHGAIGFVSALLFYQCNVAAGLPSWLSALLAAGVFAPALGYLLHRAMFGGLARAGETAQIVGTIGLTIALPALGLLVVDVFGLPPADATSLPRGIGPHPAVPFDVLGVRLDTDQLITFGASIVTAAGLWAFMRHTPYGLRMRACVDRRRLATLRGIDADATSAVAWMLGSGLAGLAGVLAVPVLGLDATAYTVLLFASATAAVFGRLRSIPWTFAAGLALGVVQNLVAGYTDFLEEITGLRTAVPVLLLFAGLVLLNRSRERVAGSAADDAPPPDHLAGVPAWRRRLPWVLSPLALLAFTAVAPEYYVGVAAHGLVLALICCSFVVVTGIGGMVNLAQAAFAAMAALTCGWAFASGLPFVVAIVLGVLAACAVGTLVALPALRLGGRVLTLATLALALLADQVLFQVDAFSNGTIGWPLPALGFGFADTSDPRVRVVLLLALIGLVALLVRNLERSASGRAILAVRSAPAATVTSGLSAPRAKIMLFVLASGIAGLGGVLFAISKGSITATDLPAFTGFVWLAVVVLQGVRRIGGAVLGGMIAAVFPELLATWDVSAHVGAILFGAGGVILARHPDGVLAQLAEQRHRRRRRAESRAGSRDRPAGVVGEPGRGRVAEVREPEPSGGGAPATAEGVFRLDGVVAGYGDVTVLRGVELAVRPGEVVALLGANGAGKSTTCAVAAGDVPVTSGRVLLDGADVTAWPAHRRARAGVVLAPEGRGVFPGLTVEENLRTWLADPGPAYERMPQLAARRTVLAGALSGGEQQLLTLAPALVRPPRVLIADEPSLGLAPLVVRQVFEVFAELRERGVALLLVEEKATEALAVADRVAFVRLGRIVWSGPRSEVDAERLTAAYLGVS
- a CDS encoding ABC transporter substrate-binding protein, giving the protein MRRRHDRVRRIGVRRGAAAGLVLALLAGCAAQQRASGPAGGAAPGVTDTTVKVGGVLTRTSASGYSTKDAEIGARARFERANAAGGVHGRRIEFVGAEDDGQDAAKGDAAAKKLVQKDEVFALVPVHAPNFGGAAFLEQQGVPWFGWATGPQWCGTRTGFGYNGCLAPKKGAGSQTWWGRQMAELLGGAAGKSVYVQTSDSSGSKYGGTTISQSFTAAGFELAGVNSGLPAAAPPPDWLPYVNKIMTSDGGGPPDVVVSVIAGTKFNVGLYAALKRAGYKGVLTDATSYDAAILADPASAEALEGVIAAPMFEPFESTAPEIAQLKADVEKAAPGTRLTQHLAIGYWAADIFLDMLTKTGKDLTRERFLATGNGSYSYENAGFGRIRYPRDHSEPNGCGALVKLEGGAFTVAKSMKCFENVPLR
- a CDS encoding alcohol dehydrogenase catalytic domain-containing protein; this translates as MLMRAAVLTAFHEPMEIREVEIADPGPGEVRVRIKASGVCGSDLKAIDGKSPVVTRLPYILGHESAGVVESTGPGVTGVRPGDHVIIAMNGPCGGCRNCGAGRFHLCSGPARMTAIMGGEPRVTLDGEQARRFIGIGSFAEYAVVSEAMCVRIARDAPFAAMSLLACGVVTGVGAVLNVARVTPGSSVLVAGCGGVGLNVVQGAVLAGATTIIAADVAEAKLKLAERFGATHTLVPDDLPRQVGEIVSGGVDHAFDVTGVPGVLAAAFAATAPGGTTVMVGSPPAGHPVEIDPALLFSSRRLMGTQGGDAAPRRDLPMLAAQYLRGRLDLDGLITERLPLEQVNEAVAHVREGAVARAVIVF
- a CDS encoding ArsR/SmtB family transcription factor codes for the protein MTAFPEEPIYEQLARIGKVLSSPVRLRLLDVLDQRERTVEELAEEAGIALKNTSAQLQRLRDAHLVTSRKEGTRVYYRLADEDVSRFLGGLQDFAQGRLADLREAVTLHLGLAEGVTAGELAGRLGDPGTIVVDVRSAGAYAEAHLPGALSLPLAELQDRLAELDARLAGLPRDAEIVAYCGGPYCVVSPKAVRLLRERGYTARPLDGGLTGWRRSGRPVQAGRTS